The Drosophila sulfurigaster albostrigata strain 15112-1811.04 chromosome 3, ASM2355843v2, whole genome shotgun sequence genomic sequence GTAAGCCGTGACCGTAATGTGAAGATTTACGATGGTGACCAAAAGGTAACTCACATTATCACATCActcattaattattattcactTCTCCTATGACGCCATTTGCTTACAGACGGATTTCGAGGATGGAGAAGTGGTGCTAACTACTCACAGACTCTTCTGGGGACGCCCTGGTGAGATAGCTCGAGCAGCCGTTACACTTTGCTTGCCACTTAGCTATGTGTTGTCACTCAGCGAAGAAACTACCTCAAATTTCTTTGGTCGCAAGACGCGTATTATAATGCATCTGCGACCACCAGACGTCAACAAAGCACCTGGTCCCTTGGACACAAGTCGTGCGGCTCATATTAAGCTTTCGGGCAAAAACGGACTAAGCGTTGAGTTTCACAGCGCTCTACGCGAAACATTGACGGCAAAGGTTTGGGAAATTTCACTAACCAACGAAACAATACTGAAGAGTCCGGCACCCTTGGCCAATGTCAATGATCGCTTGGCAAGAATTCAAAAGCGCACTGGTATTGGTGGCATAGAACGTCATCTGGAAGCGAAAGCCAAGGCAACAGATGAGAATATAGCGCTTGCGTTCCAGGATCTCAGTGTTCTAATGGCCATGGCCAAGGATATGGTTGGAATATCGAAAAGTATTAGTAGCAAGATACGTGAACAAAAAGGTGAAATATCTGATGACGAAACGGTGCGATTCAAGTCCTATCTGCTCAGCCTGGGAATTGATGATCCTGTAACCCGAGATAACTTTACTAGCAATACAGCCTACTTTAACAGCTTGGCACAGCAGATCTGCGAGATGCTATTGGACCCCATTGAAGTAACTATTAAGCAATCGTTGTAATAATGGATACTAAATATTCTGCTTTCTATATTTGTGATCCAGGAACACGGTGGCATGATGTCGCTGGCCGATGTCTATTGTCGTGTCAATCGCGCTCGTGGCCTGGAGCTTCTTTCCCCAGAGGATCTGCTGCATGCTTGCGAGCAAC encodes the following:
- the LOC133843411 gene encoding vacuolar protein-sorting-associated protein 36 produces the protein MNRFVYEQARLVESESFVSRDRNVKIYDGDQKTDFEDGEVVLTTHRLFWGRPGEIARAAVTLCLPLSYVLSLSEETTSNFFGRKTRIIMHLRPPDVNKAPGPLDTSRAAHIKLSGKNGLSVEFHSALRETLTAKVWEISLTNETILKSPAPLANVNDRLARIQKRTGIGGIERHLEAKAKATDENIALAFQDLSVLMAMAKDMVGISKSISSKIREQKGEISDDETVRFKSYLLSLGIDDPVTRDNFTSNTAYFNSLAQQICEMLLDPIEEHGGMMSLADVYCRVNRARGLELLSPEDLLHACEQLRGPIKLRRFPSGAMVLQLESHDDELIAIDTLEKVTAAESLAVEELAKQLDISLLLAKERFLVAERLGKVCRDESVEGLRFYPNLLLERSSG